A window from Montipora capricornis isolate CH-2021 chromosome 7, ASM3666992v2, whole genome shotgun sequence encodes these proteins:
- the LOC138058015 gene encoding mucin-like protein encodes MEMQRYSHHCELNTFQAVIITDGIYAFVTFNYPEDGIQWSAPTIVSNHIHYTNYRGLPVMGWNAGDDNGNLFNYKRSETVGMESIDSLVGNTGIIGKWFFRLENSKGEQDAIQKCLRWFKNQPDPASYTDAVEPCPCTLRQAFFDERFQWIAPEAPFTYCVYTRFPSAANRGRQCCYHTRFDTRFGALIVGYPDAGVIHRYHKLASKSLYLKHQFSDVLGFKYCCVQSKLCGRFFKKRPSEGCENYIPPVWSWLWGDPHFVTLDGGNYTFNGLGEYTMVNAKNGHFELQARTKLAKGGGTATVFAAAVAKEVNTSAVQVALKDGGGLKVLVDGEVLQGFDSLTNVSVNLNGSVAVSRPKNNSFLVTFPSGISVTVTEVQESLSIVFAAPVSFKNCTKGLLGTWNDDPLDDFLRPDGTTLDHNAIGREIHNNFGQKWQVTFNTSLFTYNPGEDVNTFKNESFEPLFLDNITFSSDTLRLQAETICQGDVNCLFDIASTGDTAVGESTKQTSVQLKSESEELHNFPPKILSGPSELNLTVNTTVSITVTAEDPNGDPVTFNVSGSLPKGAKLSTNVSSVTLTWNVTTEEIDIEFVVADDSKQATILLPVINVCACHNQGTCVPVDENDADNNGERFNTLSCVCQNGYTGTFCEADLDACKENFQPCYPGVQCIDLKPPANESGFDCGPCPDGLTGDGVECTDIDECATNNGSCGQNCLNNHGSFQCDCDAGYLLNSQDKKSCDDINECGLGSGGCMQICENTLGSYTCKCDADFKVDPANPKDCIAKDLCPENLIGCEDICLLSDGKEECACRKGYALQQEGKTCKDKDECESFEFNRCDQRCNNTDGGYVCSCVDGYTLDADNFTCNDIDECLLFTHECQDESMRCENKPGSYDCVCGEGLNWVDDKCQDIDDCLLNGCANGGLCVDGVNNYSCICPVGYTGDLCETDIDECSTSSHNCDVKAVCTNTKGSYVCTCKSGYSGDGKACSGLEKGTELPPPPPAEEPRTPSDEERSQSVELEIQGLNVSQWNQPLQEAFKAAVATAATKHCSETDDCRSTPTSVRSKRAASFINFTEDQVHILPGYPKQIFTDPLLASLAFYLQFPLGTPNVDTISKGNLISIVKGSIANISNSINGNISSVQTLVAETSTTVTSTAAPSRPIEKASDKMPYIIAGSVAGGLLVIIIAVIIWKCSKPKNRIPKRIAHSPRDKSKVEMGVVPGSINDG; translated from the exons ATGGAAATGCAGCGTTACAGTCATCATTGCGAG CTGAATACGTTTCAGGCGGTCATTATTACCGACGGAATTTACGCCTTTGTTACGTTTAACTACCCTGAAGATGGCATACAGTGGTCCGCCCCAACTATTGT TTCCAATCATATACACTACACCAACTACAGAGGTCTTCCTGTTATGGGCTGGAATGCTGGAGACGACAATGGGAACTTGTTTAACTATAAAAG ATCAGAAACAGTTGGGATGGAAAGCATCGACAGTCTTGTGGGAAACACAGGCATCATTGGAAAGTGGTTCTTCAGACTTGAGAATTCAAAAGGAGAACAAGACGCCATTCAGAAGTGCCTTCGCTGGTTTAAAAATCAGCCAGACCCTGCGTCGTACACGGATGCTGTTGAGCCATGTCCTTGCACTCTGAGGCAAGCTTTCTTCGACGAACGCTTTCAGTGGATCGCACCAGAAGCACCATTCACCTACTGTGTATATACCAGGTTTCCTTCTGCAGCCAACAGAGGTCGACAGTGTTGTTACCACACCAGGTTTGACACCCGGTTCGGTGCTCTGATCGTTGGCTACCCGGATGCAGGAGTTATTCACCGGTATCACAAATTGGCTTCGAAATCACTTTATCTAAAACATCAATTCAGTGACGTCTTGGGCTTCAAATATTGCTGCGTACAGTCCAAACTGTGCGgacgattttttaaaaagcgaCCATCGGAAGGATGCGAGAACTACATTCCTCCAGTGTGGA GCTGGTTATGGGGTGATCCTCATTTCGTCACCCTAGATGGTGGAAACTACACCTTCAATGGTCTTGGAGAGTATACAATGGTCAACGCGAAAAATGGACACTTTGAGTTACAAGCCCGAACAAAACTTGCCAAAGGAGGAGGAACAGCAACCGTTTTTGCCGCAGCAGTAGCGAAAGAAGTGAACACAAGCGCTGTACAAGTGGCACTGAAGGACGGAG GAGGTTTAAAGGTGTTGGTCGATGGAGAAGTACTTCAAGGTTTCGACAGTTTAACCAACGTCAGTGTGAACCTGAATGGCTCTGTAGCAGTATCACGTCCCAAAAACAATTCCTTCCTTGTGACATTTCCGTCTGGGATATCTGTGACAGTGACGGAGGTACAAGAGTCACTCTCCATTGTCTTTGCTGCTCCTGTGTCATTTAAAAATTGCACAAAAGGCCTTTTAGGCACCTGGAATGATGACCCATTGGATGATTTCCTGAGACCCGATGGTACCACACTGGATCATAACGCCATAGGAAGAGAAATCCACAATAATTTTGGACAGAAAT GGCAAGTTACGTTTAACACATCCCTATTCACTTACAACCCTGGAGAAGATGTAAACACATTCAAGAATGAGTCATTCGAGCCACTTTTCCTGGATAATATCACTTTTTCGAGTGACACCTTAAGACTGCAAGCAGAGACTATTTGCCAAGGAGATGTCAACTGCTTATTCGACATAGCCTCTACAGGAGACACAGCAGTTGGAGAGAGTACGAAACAAACATCTGTGCAGCTGAAGAGCGAATCAGAAGAATTGC ATAATTTCCCACCCAAGATTCTGTCTGGGCCTTCCGAGCTTAATTTGACAGTCAACACAACGGTCAGCATAACTGTCACTGCAGAAGATCCCAACGGTGATCCCGTCACCTTCAACGTCTCCGGAAGTCTTCCGAAAGGGGCCAAATTATCAACCAATGTTTCGTCCGTGACGCTAACTTGGAATGTAACCACCGAAGAG aTTGATATAGAGTTTGTGGTAGCTGACGATTCCAAGCAAGCTACCATACTGCTGCCAGTGATAAACGTGTGCGCATGCCACAATCAAGGAACATGTGTACCTGTAGATGAAAATGACGCAGATAACAACGGTGAAAGATTCAATACACTTTCGTGTGTGTGTCAAAATGGTTATACCGGCACATTTTGTGAGGCGGACCTAGATGCATGTAAAGAAAATTTTCAACCATGCTATCCGGGGGTCCAGTGCATTGATTTAAAGCCACCTGCAAACGAGTCAGGCTTCGATTGTGGTCCTTGTCCAGATGGGTTAACAGGAGATGGAGTCGAATGTACAG ATATTGACGAATGTGCGACGAATAACGGAAGCTGTGGACAAAATTGCTTGAACAATCACGGATCATTTCAGTGTGACTGCGATGCTGGATATCTTCTAAACTCTCAGGACAAGAAGAGTTGTGATG ACATTAATGAATGCGGGTTGGGGAGCGGAGGATGTATGCAGATCTGCGAGAATACATTGGGTTCATACACTTGCAAATGTGATGCAGACTTTAAAGTGGATCCCGCTAATCCAAAGGACTGCATAG CCAAGGACCTTTGTCCAGAAAATTTAATTGGCTGCGAAGATATCTGCTTGCTGTCTGATGGAAAGGAAGAGTGTGCTTGCAGAAAAGGATATGCTTTACAACAGGAAGGAAAAACATGCAAAG ataaAGACGAGTGTGAATCGTTTGAattcaaccgctgcgaccaACGGTGTAATAATACCGACGGAGGCTATGTCTGCTCATGTGTAGATGGTTATACTCTCGATGCTGATAACTTCACTTGCAACG ATATCGACGAGTGTTTGCTGTTCACCCATGAGTGCCAAGATGAATCCATGCGGTGCGAAAACAAACCTGGGTCTTACGACTGTGTTTGTGGGGAAGGACTGAATTGGGTTGACGACAAATGCCAAG ATATAGACGACTGTCTTCTAAACGGGTGTGCTAATGGCGGATTATGCGTAGATGGTGTCAACAATTACTCATGTATTTGTCCAGTAGGATACACAGGGGATCTTTGTGAGACTG ATATCGACGAGTGTTCTACCAGCTCTCACAACTGTGATGTCAAGGCTGTTTGTACTAATACCAAAGGATCATACGTGTGCACATGCAAAAGCGGCTATTCAGGAGACGGAAAAGCATGTTCGG GACTTGAAAAAGGAACTGAGCTTCCTCCGCCTCCGCCTGCCGAAGAACCGCGAACACCATCTGACGAGGAGAGAAGCCAGTCTGTCGAGTTGGAGATACAGGGGTTAAATGTGTCTCAG TGGAACCAACCTCTACAAGAAGCATTTAAGGCTGCAGTTGCAACGGCAGCAACGAAACACTGTTCAGAAACGGACGACTGCAGATCGACACCTACCAG TGTTCGCAGTAAGAGAGCAGCTTCCTTCATCAACTTCACAGAAGACCAAGTTCACATTCTTCCAGGTTACCCAAAACAGATCTTTACCGACCCCCTACTGGCAAGCTTAGCATTCTACTTGCAATTTCCACTTGGAACTCCCAATGTTGACACCATCTCGAAAGGCAACCTCATTTCCATCGTTAAAGGGTCTATTGCAAACATTTCAAACTCTATTAATGGTAACATTTCGAGCGTGCAAACCCTCGTCGCTGAAACGTCAACAACCGTAACTTCAACAGCAGCTCCATCTAGGCCCATTGAGAAGGCCTCTGACAAGATGCCTTACATCATTGCGGGTTCCGTTGCCGGTGGGCTGTTGGTCATTATCATTGCTGTTATAATATGGAAATGCAGTAAACCAAAGAACAG AATTCCCAAGCGCATTGCCCATTCTCCGAGAGACAAATCGAAGGTGGAAATGGGAGTCGTTCCTGGTTCTATCAATGATGGATGA